The Pyramidobacter piscolens W5455 genome segment TGGAAGAAATGAGGCGTCTGCTTCGCGCTTCGCGGCGCTAGCACAGACGCAGCCAGGACGCGCAGATACGGAAAAAACGTATCGCCCCGCGCTCCGGCGCTCGTTTCGCACCGCAAAAAAAAAGGTCACGGCATTTTGCCGTGACCTTTTTGTTTTTGCTATTCCCGGGGCGGCTGCGCGGAAAGCGCCAATCGGTCGCCCTGCACGTCGATAGAGAGCGTGGCGCCTTCGACGACGGAGTTGGCGATCAGATAGCGCGCCACGAGCGTTTCGACGTTGTGGCTGATGTAGCGTTTCAGCGGCCGGGCGCCGAAAACGGGGTCGTAGCCGTGCTCGGTGATGAAATCGAGAGCCGCGTCGCTGACGTTGAGCGCAATGCGGCGCTCGCCGAGGCGTTTGGCGAGGTCGTTCAGGATCAGTTTGACGATCTTGTGAAGCTGCGCCTTGTCCAGCGGCGAGAAGAGCACGATGTCGTCCACGCGGTTGAGAAATTCGGGGCGGAAGCGGCTTTTCAGCAGATCCATGACGCCGTCTCTGACGTCCGGGGGAATCGTCCCGTCGCGCACGCCTTCGAGCAGCAGCTCGGAGCCGAGATTGCTGGTCATGATGATGACGGTGTTCTTGAAATCGACGGTGCGGCCGTGGCTGTCGGTGACGCGCCCGTCGTCGAGGATCTGGAGCATGACGTTGAACACGTCGGGGTGGGCTTTTTCGATCTCGTCGAAAAGGATGACGCTGTACGGTTTGCTGCGCACGGCTTCGGTGAGCTGGCCGCCCTCGTCGTAGCCCACGTATCCGGGCGGCGCGCCGAGCAGGCGGGAGACGGAGTATTTCTCCATGTACTCGGACATGTCGATACGGATCATGTTGTCTTCGCTGTCGAAAAGCGTCCGCGCCAGCGTCTTGGCCAGTTCGGTCTTGCCGACGCCGGTGGGGCCGAGGAAGATGAAGGAACCGATGGGGCGGCGCGGATCCTTGATGCCGGCCCGCGCCCTCATGATGGCGTCGGCGACCAGCGAAACAGCCTCGTCCTGGCCGATCACGCCCTTGTGGAGTTCGTCGTCGAGGTGAAGCAGTTTTTCCCGCTCGCCTTCCATCAGTTTGGTGACAGGGATTCCCGTCCAGTCGCTGACGATGCGCGAAATTTCGTTTTCCGTGACCGACTCGCGCAGCAGCGAGCCGTCTCCCGAAGCGCCGCGCAGGGCGGCTTCTTTCTCTTTCAGCTCCTTCTGCAGCTGGGGAAGAACGCCGTGCTGGAGCTCGGCGGCCTTGTTCAGGTCGTACTGGCGCTCCGCCGTTTCGACGTCGTGTTTGGTCGCTTCGATCTTCTGGCGCAGCTGCTGCACTTCCGTCAGCTTTTCCTTTTCGGAATTGTAGCGCGCCGTCAGCTCTTTCTGACGGTCCTTCAGGTCGGAAAGCTCTTTCTGCAGTTCGGCCAACCGGGCGGCGCTGGCGTCGTCCTTTTCCTTTTTCAGCGCCGCTTCTTCGATCTCCAGACGTACGACCTTGCGCGAAACGCCGTCCAGTTCCGAAGGCATGGAGTTGATCTCCGTGCGCACCATGGCGCAGGCTTCGTCGATCAGGTCGATGGCCTTGTCGGGCAGGAAACGGTCGCTGATGTAACGGTCCGAGAGCGTGACGGCGGCGACGATGGCGCCGTCGGTGATGCGCACGCCGTGATAGACCTGGAAGCGGTCTTTCAGCCCGCGCAAAATCGAAATGGCGTCCTCCTGGGAGGGCGGATCGACCATCACTGGCTGGAAGCGGCGCTCGAGCGCGGCGTCCTTCTCGATGTTCTTGCGGTACTCGTCGATGGTCGTGGCGCCGATGCAGTGCAGTTCGCCGCGCGCCAGCATCGGCTTGAGCAGGTTGCCGGCGTCCATCGAACCTTCGGTCCTGCCGGCGCCGACGATGGTGTGGATCTCGTCGATGAAGAGGATGACGCGGCCTTCGCTGCGCTTCACTTCGTTGATGACGGCCTTGAGGCGTTCCTCGAATTCGCCGCGGTACTTGGCTCCGGCGATCAGGGACCCCATGTCGAGGGAGAAGACGGTGCGGTTTTTCAGGTCTTCGGGCACGTCGCCCTTGAGGATGCGCTGCGCCAGCCCTTCGACGATGGCGGTCTTGCCGACGCCGGGTTCGCCGATCAGCACGGGGTTGTTCTTGGTCTTGCGGCTGAGGATCTGGATCACGCGCAGGATCTCGTCGTCGCGGCCGATGACGGGATCGAGCTTGTCGCTCCGAGCGTACTCGACGAGGTCGACGCCGTATTTTTTCAGGGCTTCGTAGGTCTCTTCCGGGTTGGCGCTCTGCACGCGCGCGCCGCCGCGCACGCTCTCGAGCGCTTTCAGGAAAGCGTCGGCGCCGACGCCGCTTTCTGCGAGCAATTTGGCGACGGGATGCTGAGGCAGGTCGAGGATGGCCGCGAACAGGTGCTCGACGGAGACGTATTCGTCGCCAAGCGCCTGCGCCCGTTTTTCGGCGTCGGTCAGGACTTTGGACAGATTCTGCGAGAGGTAGATGCGGTCCTTGTCGTAGCCGCCCGTGATCCGCGGCTTGCGCTCCAAAAGCTGATCGAGCCGGGCGCCCAAAGCCGCCGCGTTGGCGCCGAGCTTTTCGAGGATCGATGGGATCAGTCCGTCCTTTTGAGAGAGCAGGGCGAGCGTCAGATGCTCGACGTCGACTTCCTGATGGCCGTGGCTGATGGCCAGGTTCTGGGCTTCGGACAGGGCTTCCTGGGATTTTTGCGTCAATTTATTGAGGTTCATGGAGAACCCTCCTTTCGGGGTGCAGTTCTTTTTCACAGCTGCATTATATATGGTCAATATTAGTCAGTCAAGGGGTTTCGGGAAAATTTTTGCTTTTTATTGACCTTTCGCGGCGATTTGGCAATTCCAGGCGATCGTGCTATGATGCGTGCGGCGGCGACCTTGCGCGGCCGTAAAAATTTTGCGATGACAGCGGAGGGATTCTCATGAAAAACGACGTTTCGCGGCGGCTGATCGACTTTCTCGACGGCAGTCCCACGTGCTACCAGGCGATCGAAAATCTTTCTTCCCGACTGCGGGAAAAGGGCTACGCGCCGCTTCGCGAGTCCGAAAGATGGTCGCTCGAGCGCGGCGGCAAATATTTCACGACGCGCGGCGAATCGTCGCTGATCGCGTTTCGGCTCCCCGCGGGCGAGCTGCGCGGCTTCATGCTGACGGCCTCGCACAG includes the following:
- the clpB gene encoding ATP-dependent chaperone ClpB, coding for MNLNKLTQKSQEALSEAQNLAISHGHQEVDVEHLTLALLSQKDGLIPSILEKLGANAAALGARLDQLLERKPRITGGYDKDRIYLSQNLSKVLTDAEKRAQALGDEYVSVEHLFAAILDLPQHPVAKLLAESGVGADAFLKALESVRGGARVQSANPEETYEALKKYGVDLVEYARSDKLDPVIGRDDEILRVIQILSRKTKNNPVLIGEPGVGKTAIVEGLAQRILKGDVPEDLKNRTVFSLDMGSLIAGAKYRGEFEERLKAVINEVKRSEGRVILFIDEIHTIVGAGRTEGSMDAGNLLKPMLARGELHCIGATTIDEYRKNIEKDAALERRFQPVMVDPPSQEDAISILRGLKDRFQVYHGVRITDGAIVAAVTLSDRYISDRFLPDKAIDLIDEACAMVRTEINSMPSELDGVSRKVVRLEIEEAALKKEKDDASAARLAELQKELSDLKDRQKELTARYNSEKEKLTEVQQLRQKIEATKHDVETAERQYDLNKAAELQHGVLPQLQKELKEKEAALRGASGDGSLLRESVTENEISRIVSDWTGIPVTKLMEGEREKLLHLDDELHKGVIGQDEAVSLVADAIMRARAGIKDPRRPIGSFIFLGPTGVGKTELAKTLARTLFDSEDNMIRIDMSEYMEKYSVSRLLGAPPGYVGYDEGGQLTEAVRSKPYSVILFDEIEKAHPDVFNVMLQILDDGRVTDSHGRTVDFKNTVIIMTSNLGSELLLEGVRDGTIPPDVRDGVMDLLKSRFRPEFLNRVDDIVLFSPLDKAQLHKIVKLILNDLAKRLGERRIALNVSDAALDFITEHGYDPVFGARPLKRYISHNVETLVARYLIANSVVEGATLSIDVQGDRLALSAQPPRE